In Corynebacterium guangdongense, one DNA window encodes the following:
- the gatB gene encoding Asp-tRNA(Asn)/Glu-tRNA(Gln) amidotransferase subunit GatB — protein MTAATYDLMDFDEVLEKFDPVMGLEVHVELHTATKMFSASSAAFGDAPNSNVDPVSLGLPGALPVVNHTGVEYAIKIGLALNCSIAESSRFARKNYFYPDQPKNYQISQYDEPIAYDGYLDVVLEDGTEWRVEIERAHMEEDTGKLTHLGGAGSRIHGATASLVDCNRAGVPLIEIVTKPIEGAGERAPEIAKAYVAALRELVVALDVSDARMDQGSMRCDANLSLRPIGRQEFGTRTETKNINSLKSVEQAIRFEMMRQAAVLEDGGVIEQETRHFHEADGSTSKGRPKESADDYRYFNDPDLPPVIVSREWVEEIRATLPEMPWLRRARIQEAWGLKDEEMRDLVNAGALDLVIATVEAGATPDEARSWWVSYLSGKANESAVELADLAITPAQVARVVVLINEGKLTNKLARKAVDGVLAGEGDVDEVVAARGLEVVRDDGAIEAAVEEALAANPDIVEKYKAGNTKVTGAIVGAVMKTTKGKADPKTVNEIIARKLA, from the coding sequence ATGACTGCCGCCACCTATGATCTGATGGACTTCGACGAGGTCCTCGAGAAGTTCGACCCTGTCATGGGCCTCGAGGTCCACGTCGAGCTCCACACCGCCACCAAGATGTTCTCCGCGTCCTCCGCCGCCTTCGGCGACGCCCCGAACTCCAACGTCGACCCGGTCTCCCTGGGTCTGCCGGGCGCGCTGCCGGTCGTCAACCACACCGGCGTCGAGTACGCGATCAAGATCGGCCTCGCGCTGAACTGCTCCATCGCCGAGTCCTCCCGCTTCGCCCGGAAGAACTACTTCTACCCGGACCAGCCGAAGAACTACCAGATCTCCCAGTACGACGAGCCGATCGCCTACGACGGCTACCTCGACGTCGTCCTCGAGGACGGCACCGAGTGGCGTGTCGAGATCGAGCGTGCCCACATGGAGGAGGACACCGGCAAGCTGACCCACCTCGGCGGCGCCGGCAGCCGCATCCACGGCGCCACCGCTTCGCTGGTCGACTGCAACCGCGCGGGCGTCCCGCTCATCGAGATCGTCACCAAGCCGATCGAGGGCGCCGGCGAGCGAGCCCCGGAAATCGCGAAGGCCTACGTCGCCGCGCTGCGTGAACTGGTCGTGGCCCTCGACGTCTCCGACGCTCGCATGGACCAGGGTTCCATGCGCTGCGACGCCAACCTCTCCCTGCGCCCGATCGGGCGGCAGGAGTTCGGCACCCGCACCGAGACCAAGAACATCAACTCCCTCAAGTCGGTCGAGCAGGCCATCCGCTTCGAGATGATGCGCCAGGCCGCCGTGCTCGAGGACGGCGGCGTCATCGAGCAGGAGACCCGTCACTTCCACGAGGCCGACGGCTCCACCTCCAAGGGCCGCCCGAAGGAGTCCGCCGACGACTACCGCTACTTCAACGACCCGGACCTGCCGCCGGTCATCGTCTCGCGCGAGTGGGTCGAGGAGATCCGCGCGACCCTGCCGGAGATGCCGTGGCTGCGCCGCGCCCGCATCCAGGAGGCGTGGGGCCTCAAGGACGAGGAGATGCGTGACCTGGTCAACGCCGGCGCCCTGGACCTCGTCATCGCGACCGTCGAGGCGGGCGCGACCCCGGACGAGGCCCGTTCCTGGTGGGTGTCCTACCTCTCGGGCAAGGCCAACGAGTCCGCAGTCGAGCTGGCCGATCTGGCCATCACCCCGGCCCAGGTCGCCCGCGTCGTCGTGCTCATCAACGAAGGCAAGCTGACCAACAAGCTGGCCCGGAAGGCCGTCGACGGGGTGCTCGCCGGTGAGGGCGACGTCGACGAGGTCGTCGCTGCCCGCGGTCTGGAGGTCGTGCGCGACGACGGGGCCATCGAGGCCGCCGTGGAGGAGGCGCTGGCCGCCAACCCGGACATCGTCGAGAAGTACAAGGCCGGCAACACCAAGGTCACCGGCGCCATCGTGGGTGCCGTGATGAAGACCACAAAGGGCAAGGCGGATCCGAAGACCGTCAACGAGATCATCGCCAGGAAGCTGGCCTAG